A portion of the Altererythrobacter sp. Root672 genome contains these proteins:
- a CDS encoding helix-turn-helix domain-containing protein, producing MITSQQMRAARALLGLDQRQLAELAGLSLPTIQRMESSDGQVRGVVDTLVKVITALEGAGIELLGENAPSTGVGRGVRLRETMTGKAGGRGQSILYDKAAAEQAQQ from the coding sequence ATGATCACTTCGCAGCAAATGCGCGCCGCACGCGCCCTTCTCGGGCTTGACCAGCGCCAACTGGCCGAACTTGCCGGGCTTTCCCTGCCCACCATCCAGCGGATGGAATCGTCGGATGGCCAGGTCCGGGGCGTGGTTGATACGCTGGTGAAGGTCATAACTGCGCTTGAAGGCGCCGGAATCGAACTCCTTGGCGAGAACGCGCCGAGCACAGGTGTCGGGCGCGGGGTTCGTCTGCGCGAGACGATGACCGGCAAGGCCGGCGGACGCGGCCAGTCGATACTCTATGACAAGGCGGCCGCCGAACAGGCCCAGCAGTGA
- a CDS encoding phosphoenolpyruvate carboxykinase: MTQTLTLPELALKPGGRLHENLDTPHLVEFALRRAEGRMSEHGALVVETGKHTGRSAQDKFIVRDDETRDDVWWGPSNKAMSKEAFANLREDYLTYLATLDDVFVQDLFGGSQPEYRIGVRVVTELAWHSSFVRTMLVRPAPDELRSFAVDYTLIDLPGFQADPEKHGCRSQTVIAIDFTERLILIGGTGYAGEMKKAVFTVLNYVLPRKGVMPMHCSANIGPDGDTAIFFGLSGTGKTTLSADASRTLIGDDEHGWSDTAVFNFEGGCYAKMIHLSAEAEPEIHAATRRFGTILENVVMHPETRALDLDDASLAENSRGAYPIHFIPNASCENMGSLPKNIIMLTADAFGVLPPIARLTPEQAMYHFLSGYTAKVAGTELGVTEPEATFSTCFGAPFMPRHPSVYGNLLRKRIANGGVDCWLVNTGWTGGPYGTGTRMPIKVTRALLNAALSGKLKEADFRIDPNFGFEVPVAVEGVDTNILDPRATWTDGHDYDRSARGLVDRFRRNFTQFVAHVDASIRAAAPSEITDA, encoded by the coding sequence ATGACCCAGACCCTCACACTTCCCGAACTCGCCCTCAAACCGGGCGGACGCCTGCATGAAAATCTCGATACGCCGCACCTCGTGGAATTCGCCCTGAGGCGGGCAGAGGGCCGGATGTCGGAACATGGTGCGTTGGTGGTCGAGACCGGTAAGCACACCGGGCGCTCGGCCCAGGACAAGTTCATCGTTCGCGACGACGAAACAAGGGATGACGTCTGGTGGGGACCCTCGAACAAGGCGATGAGTAAAGAGGCCTTCGCTAACTTGCGCGAGGACTACCTCACGTACCTTGCCACGCTCGACGACGTTTTCGTGCAAGACCTGTTCGGCGGTTCGCAGCCGGAATACCGCATCGGTGTGCGGGTCGTGACCGAACTGGCCTGGCACTCGAGTTTCGTGCGCACAATGCTGGTGCGCCCCGCGCCCGATGAACTTCGGAGTTTCGCCGTCGACTATACGCTCATCGACCTGCCCGGCTTCCAGGCCGATCCCGAGAAGCACGGCTGCCGCTCCCAGACGGTGATCGCGATCGATTTCACGGAGCGACTGATCCTGATCGGCGGTACCGGCTATGCCGGCGAAATGAAGAAGGCAGTCTTCACTGTCCTCAACTATGTCCTGCCCCGCAAAGGCGTGATGCCGATGCATTGCTCGGCCAACATCGGCCCCGATGGCGATACCGCGATCTTCTTCGGGCTCTCGGGAACCGGCAAGACGACCTTGTCCGCCGATGCCTCGCGTACCCTGATCGGCGACGATGAGCATGGCTGGTCGGATACCGCCGTCTTCAACTTCGAAGGCGGGTGCTATGCCAAGATGATCCACCTGTCGGCCGAGGCTGAACCTGAGATCCATGCCGCCACCCGGCGCTTCGGGACGATCCTCGAAAATGTGGTCATGCATCCCGAGACCCGGGCGCTTGATCTCGATGACGCTTCGCTCGCGGAGAACAGCCGCGGCGCTTATCCGATCCACTTCATCCCGAACGCCTCATGCGAGAACATGGGGTCGCTGCCAAAGAACATCATCATGCTGACGGCCGATGCCTTCGGGGTGCTGCCGCCAATCGCGAGGCTCACTCCCGAGCAGGCAATGTACCACTTCCTGTCGGGCTATACGGCCAAGGTTGCGGGCACCGAGCTCGGCGTGACCGAACCTGAGGCGACCTTCTCGACCTGCTTCGGCGCGCCCTTCATGCCCCGCCATCCCAGCGTCTACGGCAACCTTCTGCGCAAGCGCATCGCCAACGGCGGGGTCGACTGCTGGTTGGTCAACACGGGCTGGACTGGCGGCCCGTACGGCACTGGCACGCGCATGCCGATCAAAGTGACCCGCGCGCTACTCAACGCCGCGCTGTCGGGCAAGCTCAAGGAAGCAGATTTCCGTATCGATCCCAATTTCGGGTTCGAGGTTCCTGTCGCTGTTGAGGGCGTGGATACAAACATTCTCGATCCGCGCGCGACCTGGACCGATGGTCATGACTATGATCGGTCCGCACGAGGCCTCGTCGACCGTTTCCGCCGCAACTTCACGCAGTTTGTCGCTCATGTCGACGCGAGCATTCGGGCTGCCGCTCCTTCCGAGATAACTGATGCCTAA
- a CDS encoding DUF983 domain-containing protein, whose protein sequence is MRTPFDKIQEPPKSVPVPKPELFTDSVVLPASGVAAVLRGLRGRCPRCGGSSLFLRFLKPIPHCPQCGQDWGHQQADDFPAYVSIFVTGHLLAPLIIPLARDTDLSLMALMAIVLPLALILMIGLLQPAKGAIIALQWWFGMHGFRKERRAGPRTTLSCEPNLVASSPLTRSDIRDGSDTPTSK, encoded by the coding sequence ATGCGGACGCCCTTCGACAAGATCCAGGAACCGCCAAAGTCCGTGCCTGTCCCCAAGCCAGAATTGTTTACCGACAGTGTCGTCCTCCCTGCCTCGGGCGTTGCTGCGGTGCTGCGCGGCTTGCGCGGGCGGTGCCCGCGCTGCGGCGGGTCGAGCCTTTTCCTGCGATTTCTCAAGCCGATCCCGCACTGCCCACAATGTGGGCAGGACTGGGGGCATCAGCAGGCCGACGATTTTCCCGCCTATGTCTCGATCTTCGTGACCGGGCATCTGCTCGCCCCGCTCATCATTCCCCTGGCGCGAGACACAGACTTGTCCCTCATGGCTCTGATGGCGATTGTCCTGCCGCTTGCCCTGATCCTTATGATTGGGCTGCTCCAGCCCGCCAAGGGCGCGATCATCGCCTTGCAGTGGTGGTTCGGTATGCACGGATTTCGCAAGGAACGTCGAGCGGGACCCCGGACCACGCTGAGCTGCGAACCGAACCTCGTCGCGTCGAGTCCATTAACCCGGTCAGACATCCGCGACGGGTCGGACACTCCAACCTCGAAATAG
- a CDS encoding DUF3489 domain-containing protein, which yields MTNMTKPKPTRRFARMPKTETQTASGGQSPNADDTNAPKGTARETQPTSKTHRVIALLQRPEGATLEDLITETGWLPHTMRAALTGLRKRGHAIVRGTRDQITCYRIMVAV from the coding sequence ATGACCAATATGACAAAGCCCAAGCCCACTCGCCGTTTCGCGCGCATGCCAAAGACTGAGACCCAAACTGCCTCTGGAGGCCAATCTCCAAACGCGGATGACACGAACGCGCCGAAAGGCACGGCCCGAGAAACTCAACCAACCAGCAAGACCCACCGCGTCATTGCGCTGCTGCAACGACCCGAAGGCGCCACGCTCGAGGATCTCATCACCGAGACCGGCTGGCTTCCCCACACCATGCGCGCGGCGCTGACAGGCCTCAGGAAGAGGGGTCACGCTATCGTCCGCGGCACGCGCGATCAGATTACCTGTTATCGCATCATGGTGGCTGTCTGA
- a CDS encoding DUF2924 domain-containing protein — METATLDEDLAALAALSSVQLRRRWSELTGKPVPRVSPSLLRLALAWELQAKVHGGLARRVSQRLDQLAAAKTQTRAVRPGMRLTREWNGSLYVVTVEEHGSVNWNGRQWASLSKVAREITGTRWSGPAFFGLKHKRKAA; from the coding sequence ATGGAGACCGCCACGCTCGATGAAGACCTGGCGGCGCTGGCAGCGCTTTCGTCGGTGCAGCTACGCCGCAGATGGAGTGAGCTGACCGGAAAGCCGGTGCCGCGGGTCAGTCCCTCGCTGCTGCGCTTGGCTTTGGCCTGGGAGCTGCAGGCCAAAGTCCACGGCGGCCTTGCGCGGCGCGTCAGCCAAAGGCTCGATCAATTGGCCGCTGCCAAGACCCAAACGCGTGCGGTGCGGCCGGGCATGCGGCTTACCCGCGAGTGGAACGGCTCGCTGTACGTCGTCACCGTCGAGGAGCACGGCTCGGTCAACTGGAACGGGCGGCAGTGGGCCTCGCTCAGCAAGGTCGCGCGCGAGATCACCGGCACGCGCTGGTCGGGTCCCGCCTTCTTCGGACTCAAGCACAAGCGAAAAGCCGCATGA
- a CDS encoding recombinase family protein, producing the protein MKQVRCAIYTRKSSDEGLEQDFNSLDAQREACVAYILSQASEGWKLVPERYDDGGLSGGTLQRPALQRLLADVKAGAVDIIVVYKVDRLTRSLLDFSKLVEALDAASTSFVSVTQSFNTTTSMGRLTLNMLLSFAQFEREVTAERIRDKIAASKAKGMWMGGTPPLGYRPEGRSLAIVEEHAALIRDIFARYRRLGNVRHVAEELASEGIITPRRVNGKGRAYGGCLFTRGQLYTILRNPIYAGDIPHKGKVYPGNHPPIIERDEWEGVQFKLSDNVKGRRTAREANASLLSGLLFDAEGQPLIPVHTAKGSQRYRYYVSKAQHHRMEPSLAPALRLPAPEIEKVVCEELNRLLEDPLALARRVGVEIEPRAVEIILQRAASLRADLAKAKHPTIKQLLNRIVIRPDRITLTLSHDWLAGVPGYRDASGPRQATHEIMARLTRTGRVVRLVDESGASKGDVPPDESLIRLVVTARRWWAELSKGELDINALSAREKVSASYMTRVVRLAFLAPGVTEAVLDGRTKAGLSGKELLQRTGISWSWEEQTARFLPGVRE; encoded by the coding sequence ATGAAACAGGTGCGCTGCGCGATCTACACCCGCAAATCGAGCGACGAGGGGTTGGAGCAGGATTTCAACTCGCTCGACGCGCAGCGCGAGGCGTGTGTGGCGTATATCCTGAGCCAAGCGAGCGAGGGCTGGAAACTCGTGCCCGAGCGCTACGATGATGGCGGTCTTTCGGGCGGGACACTCCAGCGTCCCGCCCTCCAGCGGCTGCTCGCCGATGTCAAAGCCGGCGCAGTCGACATCATCGTCGTCTACAAGGTCGATCGTCTGACCCGTTCGCTGCTCGACTTTTCCAAGCTGGTTGAAGCGTTGGATGCGGCGAGCACGAGCTTTGTCTCGGTCACCCAGTCGTTCAACACCACCACCAGCATGGGCCGTCTGACGCTCAACATGTTGCTTTCGTTTGCCCAGTTTGAGCGCGAGGTCACCGCCGAGCGTATCCGCGACAAGATCGCCGCGTCCAAAGCCAAGGGCATGTGGATGGGCGGAACACCGCCGCTCGGTTACCGGCCTGAGGGACGCAGCCTGGCGATCGTGGAGGAGCATGCCGCGCTGATCCGTGACATCTTCGCCCGCTATCGAAGGCTCGGCAACGTCAGGCACGTGGCCGAAGAATTGGCCTCGGAAGGGATCATCACACCGCGCCGAGTGAATGGCAAAGGCCGTGCCTACGGAGGCTGCTTATTCACGCGCGGCCAGCTCTACACGATCCTGCGCAATCCGATCTACGCCGGCGATATCCCGCACAAAGGCAAAGTCTATCCGGGCAATCATCCGCCGATCATCGAGCGGGATGAATGGGAGGGCGTGCAGTTTAAGCTGAGCGACAACGTCAAAGGTCGAAGGACCGCGCGCGAAGCCAATGCCAGTCTGCTGTCGGGCTTGCTGTTTGATGCCGAGGGTCAGCCGCTGATTCCGGTGCACACCGCCAAGGGCAGTCAGCGCTATCGCTATTACGTCAGCAAGGCGCAGCATCATCGAATGGAACCATCGCTTGCTCCCGCCCTGCGTCTTCCCGCCCCGGAGATCGAGAAGGTCGTGTGCGAGGAACTCAATCGATTGCTGGAGGATCCTCTCGCTCTGGCTCGGCGGGTGGGTGTTGAAATTGAACCCCGCGCGGTTGAGATCATCTTGCAGCGAGCGGCATCGCTGCGGGCAGACCTCGCGAAAGCGAAACACCCCACGATCAAGCAGCTGCTGAACCGTATCGTGATCCGCCCCGATCGGATTACGCTCACGCTGAGCCACGACTGGCTCGCGGGCGTTCCGGGATACAGGGACGCCTCCGGACCAAGGCAAGCTACACACGAGATCATGGCCCGGCTCACCAGAACCGGCCGGGTTGTCCGGCTCGTTGATGAGAGTGGGGCTTCGAAGGGCGACGTCCCTCCCGATGAAAGCCTGATCCGGTTGGTTGTTACCGCTCGGCGATGGTGGGCAGAGCTGAGCAAAGGTGAACTGGATATCAACGCTCTCTCGGCGCGCGAGAAGGTCAGCGCCTCTTACATGACCCGGGTTGTCCGGCTGGCTTTCCTAGCGCCGGGAGTCACGGAAGCTGTTCTTGACGGGCGCACCAAAGCGGGGCTCTCGGGCAAGGAGCTGCTGCAGAGAACGGGCATTTCCTGGTCGTGGGAGGAACAGACTGCGAGATTCCTGCCCGGCGTTCGGGAATGA
- a CDS encoding AIPR family protein: MTIAPIATPTLLDWSQVRSGIQAFQRSLGLAEESRAFLYFALSKILKIDDDEIRTAITDGGDDRGIDAVYVDSRPERRVIHLFQFKHVSSFEKVGSSFPSNEIDKIQSFLECFLRKDASLEKTCNPLLWNKVQDLWEALEEAVYSIQIHLCNNATALIPSHLSRFEEALRPYQHALVTQHDLIWFSRHLSKGAPVDREFQLGLVEDQYFGRTDGFAKGLIGTVRGDEIVRLITDQNFPQEVDDTLFEDNIRLYLGEENEINRKILTTALSDVNTQFWYLNNGITIVCDRMEYQPRAANPKVRMINPQIVNGGQTSHALFEAARSDIASIYDVKLLLRIIETGDRTFTNSVAEATNSQTPIRSRDIRSNDSIQIRIENALVGHGYFYERKNDQHIEQPAESRIDAVKLGQIILAYVLREPDRAKTSSNRIFGEYYGWVFDEAILSAENIIAMWRVYRMVDDDRRRALAALNSRLKKTYDESWIIEGVYHILYMLSLTCEREGTSLYDFAGVEKHYTSVKAQIDDFMAQNRGQAAYRVFRSAMTKQLLARFARGHQLELGLEAPTP, from the coding sequence ATGACAATCGCACCGATCGCAACTCCCACCCTGCTCGACTGGAGCCAAGTGCGGTCCGGTATTCAGGCATTTCAGCGCTCTCTGGGCCTCGCAGAGGAGTCGAGGGCTTTCTTGTATTTCGCGCTGTCCAAAATTCTCAAGATCGACGACGATGAGATCCGCACTGCGATTACCGACGGTGGCGATGATCGTGGAATCGATGCCGTATATGTCGACAGCCGTCCTGAGCGGCGCGTTATCCACCTGTTCCAATTTAAGCATGTGTCCAGCTTCGAAAAAGTTGGAAGCTCCTTCCCATCCAACGAGATCGACAAGATTCAGAGCTTCCTCGAGTGCTTCCTCAGAAAGGATGCGTCCCTTGAGAAGACGTGCAACCCGCTTCTCTGGAACAAGGTTCAAGATCTTTGGGAGGCGCTGGAGGAGGCCGTTTATTCGATCCAAATCCACCTCTGCAACAACGCTACCGCGCTCATTCCCTCGCACTTGAGCAGGTTCGAGGAGGCGCTTCGCCCATATCAGCACGCCCTCGTTACGCAGCACGATCTCATCTGGTTCTCTCGTCACCTGTCAAAAGGGGCACCGGTCGATCGCGAATTCCAGCTCGGCCTCGTGGAGGATCAGTATTTCGGTCGCACTGATGGCTTCGCGAAGGGGCTAATCGGCACCGTGCGCGGCGACGAGATCGTGCGACTTATCACGGATCAAAACTTCCCGCAGGAAGTTGACGACACCCTTTTTGAAGACAACATCCGTTTGTATCTAGGTGAAGAGAATGAAATAAACCGCAAGATACTAACCACGGCGCTGAGCGACGTGAACACGCAATTTTGGTATCTCAACAACGGCATCACCATCGTCTGCGACAGGATGGAATATCAGCCGAGAGCAGCGAATCCTAAAGTGAGGATGATCAATCCGCAAATCGTCAACGGCGGCCAGACGTCACATGCCCTCTTCGAAGCAGCGCGGTCCGATATCGCGAGCATCTATGACGTGAAACTGCTTCTTCGCATTATTGAGACCGGTGACCGAACCTTCACCAACAGCGTTGCCGAGGCGACAAACAGTCAGACGCCCATCCGAAGCCGCGACATTCGCTCGAACGATTCGATCCAGATCCGGATCGAAAACGCGCTCGTTGGGCATGGCTATTTCTACGAGCGCAAGAATGATCAACACATCGAACAGCCGGCAGAGTCCCGAATCGATGCGGTGAAGCTGGGCCAGATTATCCTGGCCTACGTGCTACGCGAGCCGGACCGCGCCAAGACGTCGTCCAACAGGATTTTCGGCGAGTACTACGGCTGGGTTTTCGACGAGGCCATTCTCTCCGCAGAGAACATCATCGCCATGTGGCGCGTCTACCGAATGGTGGATGACGATCGGCGGCGCGCCCTTGCAGCGCTAAACTCCCGATTGAAGAAGACGTACGACGAGTCTTGGATCATCGAAGGCGTATACCACATCCTATACATGCTGAGCCTGACCTGTGAGCGCGAGGGAACAAGCCTCTACGATTTCGCGGGAGTGGAGAAGCACTATACATCGGTGAAAGCCCAAATCGACGATTTCATGGCTCAGAACAGGGGGCAGGCTGCCTATCGCGTTTTCCGTAGCGCTATGACGAAGCAGTTGCTTGCGCGCTTTGCCCGTGGCCATCAGCTAGAACTCGGTTTGGAAGCACCAACACCTTGA
- a CDS encoding SIR2 family protein: MTELKGNNSSEYRLIGPSDDGKVSDLLSGMNAKDSRQRLQALISEWLRMENLVVLTGAGSSRSSGGKLMGDLEASVLATVRAMPLIAPTAAAILDSRLQPTDEGKKTWLSFEDWLSYLVNAAHVAGSDSSPFTGVIWKGDLKPNTKELNWLVDRIGKAIMIECTLRLPNDVSSSDAEVTSPHLAFLAKLVARDSNLGRPHLFTLNYDTLFEQTLELLGIQYFDGFTGRANARFDPSVYGLDIYWPGEISEGRVRRYDKFLHFYKLHGSVHWHIKDSELRARHPDLAAIQTYRQLELAERAKKLDEFAASFPSVGILPTANKFTQTLTMPFAHLFRSFQVRLSAPQTFLLVMGYGFGDDHVTRVIETALMNPSLVMLVVEPDPKSATIKRIMKYKELGKRAFVLTSTENAHAASPFKLATFDDFARNIMPDVQWLEDFLRLRRFEKQIQASRSPNSDEE, translated from the coding sequence ATGACAGAGCTAAAGGGCAATAATTCTAGCGAATATCGGCTAATCGGCCCCTCAGATGATGGGAAGGTTAGCGATCTTCTCAGTGGTATGAACGCGAAAGACAGTCGGCAGCGTCTTCAGGCACTCATCTCGGAATGGCTGAGGATGGAAAACTTGGTCGTGCTGACGGGGGCGGGCAGTTCGCGATCGTCCGGCGGCAAGCTGATGGGCGATCTTGAGGCGAGCGTACTGGCGACCGTCAGGGCGATGCCGCTTATTGCCCCAACTGCTGCCGCCATTTTGGACTCGCGGTTACAGCCTACAGACGAAGGCAAGAAAACGTGGTTAAGTTTTGAGGACTGGCTTTCGTATCTCGTCAATGCGGCGCATGTCGCAGGCAGCGATTCTTCACCCTTCACCGGCGTCATCTGGAAAGGCGATCTTAAACCTAATACAAAAGAGCTGAACTGGCTCGTCGATCGCATCGGCAAGGCGATCATGATTGAATGCACATTAAGGCTGCCGAATGATGTGTCTTCAAGCGACGCCGAAGTCACTTCTCCACATCTGGCGTTTCTCGCAAAGCTCGTTGCCCGCGATAGCAACTTGGGTCGGCCGCACCTCTTCACGCTGAATTACGATACCTTGTTCGAGCAGACGCTGGAGCTGCTTGGAATCCAGTATTTCGACGGTTTTACCGGCCGCGCCAACGCGCGATTCGACCCGTCCGTATACGGACTTGATATCTACTGGCCCGGAGAAATTTCCGAAGGCCGCGTCCGCCGATACGACAAGTTCCTTCATTTTTATAAGCTGCACGGCTCGGTTCACTGGCATATCAAGGACAGTGAGCTGCGCGCCCGTCACCCCGATTTGGCTGCGATCCAAACCTATCGACAACTGGAATTGGCGGAGCGCGCAAAGAAGCTCGACGAATTTGCAGCCAGCTTCCCTTCAGTCGGAATACTGCCGACCGCCAATAAGTTCACGCAAACCCTGACGATGCCATTTGCCCATCTTTTCCGATCTTTTCAGGTTCGACTGTCCGCGCCGCAGACATTCCTTCTTGTTATGGGCTACGGCTTTGGCGACGATCATGTCACGCGCGTTATCGAGACAGCGCTAATGAATCCGTCGCTCGTCATGCTTGTGGTAGAGCCTGATCCGAAGAGCGCAACGATCAAACGGATCATGAAATACAAGGAGCTGGGCAAGCGGGCGTTCGTGCTGACCTCCACTGAGAACGCGCACGCGGCTTCCCCGTTCAAGCTGGCGACCTTCGACGACTTCGCACGGAACATTATGCCCGACGTTCAGTGGCTGGAGGACTTCCTCCGACTTCGCCGGTTCGAAAAGCAGATTCAGGCTTCGCGATCACCTAACAGTGACGAGGAATGA
- a CDS encoding ATP-binding protein, with the protein MENPRIIGHIVAVQGFRVKVELLPETRSAMRATLDGVQAAVAINAYVTFSIGAGQLVIGIISDLEARESYDPSSGDDLTLELIKPRRIASVQLLGTIEQDSASGAFSPGITILPTLDTPAEIGAPEILKAVFETPPRRNRPDGHTGEDYDFDLHVGCPTGQPANRVKASYNDLFSRPLAIVGNTGSGKSYTVSSLVQKAMAALGQAGNEPHIFILDVNGEYGRAFGAAGEEGNRKPDRIYLNGVEFAIPLWFFNAKEICAWLSASEQTQEPVLKDWWALAKAKSGVKNASSDANSVHHAISKLQEMLRLLNTNKPRKQGCVHLCKIIKDYLGARDTEGYPKLRETLLPYKDQYDAQNPDWNAPLNEANIRGAAEGLIIELNGILSGELAVATLSATTADSPRYISKDKLFDPTLLDSATSPEDAARIESHLATLKLRLKTRLDDPRWRSFLNYADAETEIPSLEEWMQRIGLGAMNGPRVSIIDLSMLSHEVLPYACTVFGRVLLEARENVAAARRYKHPWVLVLEEAHNYARPARSDEERGQTLSRLAFERIAKEGRKFGLSLVIASQRPSEISPTIISQCANFISHRLQNPDDIDHFRRIIPMQARRLLDQVTILASGEAIVFGSAFHVPTRVQFEPPKPGPYSQTAAPYHEWSTDKTPFPLGEVVTSWGLETPILDAEAPAVAQPARPLAGDEAPF; encoded by the coding sequence TTGGAAAATCCGCGCATCATCGGTCACATTGTTGCAGTCCAAGGTTTCCGCGTAAAGGTGGAGCTGTTGCCGGAAACGCGTTCCGCGATGAGGGCAACGCTCGACGGCGTACAGGCAGCCGTCGCCATCAATGCCTACGTCACGTTCTCGATTGGCGCAGGACAGCTTGTAATTGGCATCATCTCCGACCTCGAAGCTCGGGAGAGTTATGATCCGTCGAGCGGGGACGATCTAACGCTCGAACTCATAAAGCCGCGCAGGATTGCGAGCGTTCAGTTACTCGGAACTATCGAACAAGACAGCGCGAGCGGCGCGTTTAGTCCGGGCATCACCATTCTTCCAACTCTCGACACCCCGGCGGAAATCGGCGCGCCGGAAATCCTGAAAGCCGTATTCGAAACACCGCCCCGCAGGAACCGGCCGGACGGGCATACAGGTGAGGACTACGACTTCGATCTCCATGTCGGTTGCCCCACCGGCCAACCTGCCAACAGGGTGAAGGCGTCCTATAACGATTTGTTTTCCCGCCCGCTGGCGATCGTCGGGAACACCGGGTCGGGCAAATCCTACACAGTCTCCAGTCTGGTTCAGAAAGCGATGGCGGCACTCGGTCAGGCCGGGAACGAGCCTCATATTTTCATACTCGACGTAAACGGCGAGTACGGACGCGCGTTCGGCGCGGCCGGAGAGGAGGGAAACAGGAAGCCAGACAGGATTTATTTGAATGGGGTGGAGTTCGCGATCCCGCTCTGGTTTTTCAATGCCAAGGAAATATGCGCCTGGCTTAGCGCCTCCGAGCAGACTCAGGAGCCAGTTCTCAAAGACTGGTGGGCGCTCGCGAAGGCTAAAAGCGGGGTCAAGAACGCCTCCTCGGACGCCAACTCAGTCCATCATGCCATCTCAAAGCTTCAGGAGATGCTGCGCCTACTCAACACCAACAAACCGCGTAAACAGGGGTGCGTACACCTTTGTAAGATCATCAAAGATTACCTTGGGGCTCGGGACACTGAAGGATATCCGAAGCTCCGCGAGACACTTCTTCCCTATAAAGATCAGTACGACGCGCAGAACCCGGACTGGAACGCTCCGCTTAACGAAGCCAATATCAGGGGGGCGGCCGAGGGTTTGATCATCGAGCTGAATGGCATCTTGTCTGGCGAGCTTGCGGTAGCCACGCTCAGCGCGACAACCGCTGATAGTCCAAGATACATTTCTAAGGATAAGCTGTTCGATCCAACGCTCTTGGACAGCGCCACATCGCCCGAAGACGCCGCACGCATAGAGTCTCACCTGGCTACGCTGAAGCTCCGCTTGAAGACGCGGCTTGATGATCCTCGCTGGCGTTCCTTTCTGAACTACGCAGATGCAGAAACGGAGATACCGTCGCTGGAAGAATGGATGCAACGCATCGGGCTCGGTGCAATGAACGGACCACGCGTTTCGATCATCGACCTGTCTATGCTCAGTCACGAAGTCCTGCCCTATGCGTGCACCGTGTTTGGTCGCGTGCTTCTCGAAGCCAGAGAAAATGTCGCGGCAGCACGCAGATACAAACACCCATGGGTGCTGGTTTTGGAGGAAGCTCATAATTATGCCCGGCCAGCGAGGTCGGACGAGGAAAGAGGGCAGACTCTTTCGCGCCTCGCTTTCGAAAGGATCGCGAAAGAAGGTCGCAAATTCGGCCTCTCCCTCGTGATCGCCAGCCAGCGCCCGAGCGAAATCAGTCCGACCATCATTAGTCAGTGCGCGAATTTTATAAGCCACCGTTTACAGAATCCGGATGATATCGATCATTTCCGGCGGATCATCCCGATGCAAGCACGCAGACTACTTGATCAAGTCACGATCCTTGCATCAGGTGAGGCGATCGTATTTGGGAGCGCGTTTCATGTACCCACGCGCGTGCAATTCGAGCCGCCCAAGCCGGGGCCCTACAGCCAAACTGCCGCGCCCTACCATGAGTGGAGCACTGATAAGACGCCATTCCCACTCGGCGAAGTTGTCACGTCGTGGGGGCTCGAAACACCCATTTTAGATGCCGAAGCTCCAGCTGTCGCTCAGCCTGCTAGACCGCTAGCCGGGGATGAAGCGCCCTTCTGA